The Streptomyces spororaveus genome includes a region encoding these proteins:
- a CDS encoding ABC transporter permease — protein MKHRLAGTGALLRLALRRDRVMMPVWVAVTTLMVVSMPGSLGSVYATTAERARVAASMNANGSMRALYGPVFGDSLGALTAWRAGVYAAVLAAAMSLIIVVRHTREEEETGRQELLSAAMVGRRAPLTAALLAALVANAGVALLVAGGLAGQGAPGAIALGLAVAATGMFFACTAAVAAQLTESARAAKGITAAVLGAAFVLKAAGDAGTGGGRSALTWASPLGWVENVRAFAAERWWVLPLFAAAVAVQAGAAYALAGRRDLGMSFLPSRPGPAEGRLGTAGALAWRLQRGSVLGWSAGFLIAGAVFGGMADGAADLVGDNDRTREIIERMGGQGGPGGQGALTDAFLATMAGMFGMVAALYAVASVLRLGGEESGQRAEPLLANAVGRLRWAGGHLAVAFGGSALVLLLAGLGLGLGHGREPGAAIGATLAQLPAVWLIGALAVLLYGAAPRYAAAAWAVAGGALALGWVGPALNLPQAVLNLSPFAHLPRLPGAQALDWAPLSALTALAAVLTAAGLGALRRRDMIA, from the coding sequence ATGAAGCACCGACTGGCGGGTACCGGGGCGCTGCTGCGGCTCGCCCTGCGCCGCGACCGCGTCATGATGCCGGTGTGGGTCGCCGTCACCACGCTCATGGTGGTGAGCATGCCCGGCTCCCTGGGCAGCGTGTACGCCACCACCGCCGAACGGGCCCGCGTCGCCGCCTCGATGAACGCCAACGGCTCGATGCGCGCCCTGTACGGACCGGTCTTCGGCGATTCCCTCGGCGCCCTGACCGCCTGGCGGGCCGGTGTCTACGCCGCCGTCCTCGCAGCCGCCATGAGCCTGATCATCGTCGTCCGTCACACCCGCGAGGAGGAGGAGACGGGCCGTCAGGAACTGCTCTCCGCTGCGATGGTGGGGCGGCGGGCCCCGCTGACCGCCGCCCTGCTCGCCGCCCTCGTGGCGAACGCCGGTGTCGCCCTGCTGGTGGCGGGCGGTCTCGCGGGGCAGGGCGCGCCCGGCGCGATCGCTCTGGGCCTGGCCGTCGCGGCAACCGGGATGTTCTTCGCCTGCACGGCGGCCGTCGCCGCCCAGCTGACCGAGAGTGCCCGCGCGGCCAAGGGGATCACGGCCGCGGTGCTCGGTGCGGCCTTCGTCCTGAAGGCCGCGGGCGACGCCGGTACGGGGGGCGGGCGGTCGGCCCTCACCTGGGCCTCGCCGCTCGGCTGGGTGGAGAACGTACGGGCCTTCGCCGCCGAACGCTGGTGGGTGCTCCCGCTGTTCGCCGCCGCCGTCGCGGTGCAGGCGGGCGCCGCCTACGCCTTGGCCGGGCGCCGTGACCTGGGCATGAGTTTCCTGCCGTCCCGGCCGGGACCGGCCGAGGGACGCCTGGGCACGGCGGGCGCGCTGGCCTGGCGGCTGCAGCGCGGCAGCGTACTGGGCTGGAGCGCGGGCTTTCTGATCGCCGGCGCCGTCTTCGGCGGGATGGCGGACGGCGCCGCGGACCTGGTCGGCGACAACGACCGGACCCGCGAGATCATCGAGCGGATGGGCGGGCAGGGCGGGCCGGGCGGACAGGGCGCGCTGACCGACGCCTTCCTCGCGACGATGGCCGGCATGTTCGGCATGGTCGCCGCCCTGTACGCCGTCGCCTCCGTACTCCGCCTGGGCGGCGAGGAGTCGGGGCAGCGCGCGGAGCCTCTGCTCGCGAACGCGGTGGGCCGACTGCGCTGGGCCGGCGGCCACCTGGCCGTGGCCTTCGGCGGCTCGGCGCTGGTCCTGCTGCTGGCGGGCCTCGGTCTCGGCCTCGGACACGGCCGCGAGCCGGGCGCGGCCATCGGCGCCACGCTCGCCCAGCTCCCGGCGGTGTGGCTGATCGGGGCGCTGGCGGTGCTGCTGTACGGCGCCGCCCCCCGGTACGCGGCCGCCGCCTGGGCGGTGGCCGGGGGCGCGCTGGCCCTGGGCTGGGTCGGCCCGGCCCTGAACCTTCCGCAGGCCGTCCTGAACCTCTCGCCCTTCGCCCACCTGCCCCGGCTCCCGGGAGCGCAGGCCCTGGACTGGGCTCCCCTGTCGGCGCTGACCGCCCTGGCGGCGGTCCTGACGGCGGCGGGCCTCGGCGCCCTGCGCCGCCGCGACATGATCGCGTAG
- a CDS encoding ABC transporter ATP-binding protein, whose protein sequence is MTKAIRVAGLHKAFGRARALDGLDLSVTTGEVHGFLGPNGAGKSTTIRVLLGLLRADSGTAELLGGDPWADAVALHRRVAYVPGDVTLWRNLSGGEVIDLYGRLRGGLDRTRRAELVERFELDPTKKGRTYSKGNRQKVALVAAFASDADLLVLDEPTSGLDPLMEEVFQSCVAEARAAGRTVLLSSHILSEVETLCDRVSIIRKGRTVETGTLAELRHLTRTSISAELAGPPNGLAHLPGVYDVQVQGLKVTLQADTDKLDAVLRSLTASGVRSLTSTPPTLEELFLRHYTEEASR, encoded by the coding sequence ATGACGAAGGCAATCAGAGTCGCCGGCCTCCACAAGGCGTTCGGCCGCGCCCGCGCACTGGACGGGCTCGACCTCTCGGTCACCACCGGCGAGGTCCACGGCTTCCTCGGGCCCAACGGCGCCGGCAAGTCCACCACCATCCGGGTCCTGCTGGGCCTGCTGCGCGCCGACTCCGGCACCGCCGAGCTCCTCGGCGGCGACCCCTGGGCCGACGCGGTCGCCCTCCACCGCCGCGTCGCCTACGTACCCGGCGACGTCACCCTGTGGCGCAACCTCTCCGGCGGCGAGGTCATAGACCTCTACGGACGCCTCCGCGGCGGGCTCGACCGGACCCGGCGCGCCGAGCTCGTCGAGCGGTTCGAACTGGACCCCACCAAGAAGGGGCGCACCTACTCCAAGGGCAACCGGCAGAAGGTCGCCCTCGTCGCCGCCTTCGCCTCCGACGCCGACCTGCTCGTCCTGGACGAGCCGACCTCCGGCCTCGACCCGCTGATGGAGGAGGTGTTCCAGAGCTGCGTCGCCGAGGCGCGCGCCGCCGGGCGCACCGTCCTGCTCAGCTCGCACATCCTCAGCGAGGTCGAGACCCTCTGCGACCGGGTCAGCATCATCCGCAAGGGCCGCACCGTGGAGACCGGCACCCTCGCCGAACTGCGCCACCTCACCCGTACGTCGATCAGCGCCGAGCTGGCCGGCCCGCCGAACGGCCTCGCACACCTGCCCGGCGTGTACGACGTACAGGTGCAGGGGCTGAAGGTCACCCTCCAGGCCGACACCGACAAGCTGGACGCCGTACTGCGCTCCCTGACCGCCTCGGGGGTGCGGTCGCTGACCTCGACCCCGCCCACCCTCGAAGAGCTCTTCCTGCGCCACTACACCGAAGAGGCGTCCCGATGA
- a CDS encoding GbsR/MarR family transcriptional regulator has protein sequence MADDMVNVDARTAVPTGTGAGTGAGTETGIAADARDGDAVSRFVERFAAQLTEAGMQRMAARVFAQLLASDGGAMTSAELGEALRISPAAVSGAVSYLTQVNMVSREREPGSRRDRYVLHNELWYETFTRRDQVLTLWEKTLREGAATLGTDSPAGARVAETAAFFEFMQGEMLGLMDRWRAHKATIGLG, from the coding sequence GTGGCAGATGACATGGTGAATGTGGACGCGAGGACCGCGGTGCCGACGGGGACCGGTGCCGGCACCGGTGCAGGCACCGAGACCGGCATCGCCGCCGACGCCCGGGACGGCGACGCCGTCTCCCGCTTCGTCGAGCGGTTCGCCGCGCAGCTGACCGAGGCCGGGATGCAGCGGATGGCCGCGCGCGTCTTCGCACAGCTGCTGGCCAGCGACGGCGGCGCGATGACCTCGGCTGAACTGGGCGAGGCGCTGCGGATCAGCCCGGCCGCGGTGTCGGGCGCCGTGTCCTACCTGACCCAGGTCAACATGGTCAGCCGCGAACGCGAACCGGGCTCGCGCCGCGACCGGTACGTCCTGCACAACGAGCTCTGGTACGAGACCTTCACGCGCCGCGACCAGGTCCTGACCCTGTGGGAGAAGACCCTGCGCGAGGGCGCGGCCACCCTCGGCACGGACTCGCCCGCCGGGGCCCGCGTCGCGGAGACGGCCGCCTTCTTCGAGTTCATGCAGGGCGAGATGCTGGGCCTGATGGACCGCTGGCGGGCCCACAAGGCGACGATCGGCCTCGGCTGA
- a CDS encoding helix-turn-helix domain-containing protein, translated as MNLEDLVRLRRARDMMDREYAEPLDVQALANVALMSPGHFSRSFRTAFGETPYSYLMTRRVERAKALLRRGDMSVTDVCFAVGCTSLGSFSSRFTELVGETPSAYRARSHDDGAAIPACVAKILTRPVRIGEAKSAPSS; from the coding sequence ATGAACCTGGAGGACCTGGTACGGCTGCGCCGCGCCCGGGACATGATGGACCGCGAGTACGCGGAGCCGCTGGACGTTCAGGCACTCGCGAACGTCGCCCTCATGTCGCCCGGGCACTTCTCGCGCAGCTTCCGCACCGCCTTCGGGGAGACCCCGTACAGCTACCTCATGACCCGCCGCGTCGAACGGGCCAAGGCGCTGCTGCGACGCGGCGACATGAGCGTGACGGACGTCTGCTTCGCCGTCGGATGTACCTCGCTGGGGTCCTTCAGCTCACGTTTCACCGAGCTCGTCGGGGAGACGCCCAGCGCCTACCGGGCCCGCAGCCACGACGACGGCGCGGCGATCCCGGCGTGTGTCGCGAAGATCCTCACGCGACCGGTCAGGATCGGAGAAGCGAAATCCGCACCCTCCTCGTAG
- a CDS encoding VOC family protein, whose translation MNINLSQCFIAVDDHDKALAFYRDILGLEVRNDVGFEGMRWVTVASPAQPDVEIVLEPPLADPGASAADRQAMAELLAKGLLRGVIFSTDDVDATFEHIRAAGGEVLQEPVDQPYGVRDCAFRDPAGNMLRFNQPRKP comes from the coding sequence ATGAACATCAACCTCTCGCAGTGCTTCATCGCAGTCGACGACCACGACAAGGCGCTCGCCTTCTACCGCGACATCCTCGGCCTGGAGGTCCGCAACGACGTCGGGTTCGAAGGGATGCGCTGGGTGACCGTCGCCTCCCCCGCCCAGCCGGACGTGGAGATCGTCCTCGAACCGCCGCTCGCCGACCCGGGCGCCTCGGCGGCCGACCGGCAGGCCATGGCGGAGCTGCTGGCCAAGGGCCTGCTGCGCGGCGTGATCTTCTCCACCGACGACGTCGACGCCACCTTCGAACACATCCGGGCCGCCGGCGGGGAGGTCCTGCAGGAGCCCGTCGACCAGCCGTACGGCGTCCGCGACTGCGCCTTCCGGGACCCGGCGGGCAACATGCTCCGCTTCAACCAGCCCCGTAAGCCCTGA
- a CDS encoding ATP-binding cassette domain-containing protein — translation MSRAPEPDPGKTPHAADSHGLIRVHGARVNNLKDVSIEIPKRRLTVFTGVSGSGKSSLVFDTIAAESQRMINETYSTFVQGFMPTLARPEVDVLDGLTTAITVDQQRMGGDPRSTVGTATDANAMLRILFSRLGKPHIGPPSAYSFNVASVRASGGITVERGAAKTKTVKATFSRTGGMCVRCEGRGSVSDIDLTQLYDDSKSLSEGAFTIPGWKSDSFWTVRVYAESGFLDPDKPIAKFTKKEMQDFLYREPTKVKVEGVNLTYEGLIPKIQKSFLSKDKEAMQPHIRAFVERAVTFTVCPECEGTRLSEGARSSKIKKISIADACSMQISDLAEWVRGLAEPSVAPLLTALRLTLDSFVEIGLGYLSLDRASGTLSGGEAQRVKMIRHLGSSLTDVTYVFDEPTIGLHPHDIQRMNDLLLRLRDKGNTVLVVEHKPETIAIADHVVDIGPGAGTAGGTVCYEGTVEGLRSGGTITGRHLDDRAKLKPSVRKPTGALEIRGATANNLRDVDVDIPLGVLTVVTGVAGSGKSSLLHKSLSPDADVVSIDQGAIRGSRRSNPATYTGLLDPIRKAFAKVNGVKPALFSANSEGACPNCNGAGVIYTDLAMMAGVSTTCEECEGKRFDASVLEYHLGGRDISEVLAMSVTEAEEFFGAGEAHTPAAHRILTRLADVGLGYLSLGQPLTTLSGGERQRLKLATHMAEKGGVYVLDEPTTGLHLADVEQLLGLLDRLVDSGKSVIVIEHHQAVMAHADWIIDLGPGAGHDGGRIVFEGTPADLVEDRSTLTGEHLAAYVGV, via the coding sequence ATGAGCAGGGCCCCCGAGCCGGACCCCGGGAAGACGCCGCACGCAGCCGACAGCCACGGTCTGATCCGCGTGCACGGTGCGCGCGTGAACAACCTCAAGGACGTCAGCATCGAGATCCCCAAGCGCCGGCTGACGGTGTTCACCGGAGTCTCCGGTTCGGGCAAGAGCTCGCTGGTGTTCGACACGATCGCCGCCGAGTCCCAGCGGATGATCAACGAGACCTACAGCACCTTCGTCCAGGGCTTCATGCCCACGCTGGCCCGCCCCGAGGTCGACGTACTCGACGGCCTCACCACCGCGATCACCGTCGACCAGCAGCGCATGGGCGGCGACCCCCGCTCCACGGTCGGCACCGCCACCGACGCCAACGCGATGCTGCGCATCCTCTTCAGCCGGCTCGGGAAGCCGCACATAGGACCGCCCAGCGCCTACTCCTTCAACGTCGCCTCCGTCCGGGCGAGCGGCGGCATCACGGTCGAGCGCGGCGCCGCCAAGACCAAGACCGTGAAGGCCACCTTCTCCCGCACCGGCGGCATGTGCGTGCGCTGCGAGGGCCGGGGCTCGGTCTCCGACATCGACCTCACCCAGCTCTACGACGACTCCAAGTCGCTCTCCGAGGGCGCGTTCACCATCCCCGGCTGGAAGTCCGACAGCTTCTGGACCGTACGGGTCTACGCCGAGTCGGGCTTCCTCGACCCGGACAAGCCGATCGCGAAGTTCACCAAGAAGGAGATGCAGGACTTCCTCTACCGGGAGCCCACCAAGGTCAAGGTCGAGGGCGTCAACCTCACCTACGAGGGCCTCATCCCCAAGATCCAGAAGTCCTTCCTGTCCAAGGACAAGGAAGCGATGCAGCCGCACATCCGGGCCTTCGTGGAACGAGCGGTCACCTTCACCGTCTGCCCCGAGTGCGAGGGCACCCGGCTCAGCGAGGGCGCCCGGTCCTCGAAGATCAAGAAGATCAGCATCGCCGACGCCTGCTCGATGCAGATCAGCGACCTGGCCGAGTGGGTGCGCGGCCTCGCCGAGCCCTCGGTGGCCCCGCTGCTCACCGCACTGCGGCTCACCCTCGACTCGTTCGTGGAGATCGGCCTCGGCTACCTCTCGCTCGACCGGGCCTCGGGCACCCTGTCCGGCGGAGAGGCGCAGCGCGTCAAGATGATCCGCCACCTCGGCTCCTCGCTCACCGACGTCACCTACGTCTTCGACGAGCCCACCATCGGCCTGCACCCGCACGACATCCAGCGCATGAACGACCTGCTCCTGCGGCTGCGCGACAAGGGCAACACGGTCCTCGTCGTGGAGCACAAGCCGGAGACGATCGCGATCGCCGACCACGTCGTCGACATCGGCCCCGGCGCGGGCACCGCGGGCGGCACCGTCTGCTACGAGGGCACCGTCGAGGGGCTGCGCTCCGGCGGCACCATCACCGGCCGCCACCTCGACGACCGGGCCAAGCTCAAGCCGTCGGTACGCAAGCCCACCGGCGCGCTGGAGATCCGCGGGGCCACGGCGAACAACCTGCGCGACGTCGACGTCGACATCCCGCTCGGGGTGCTCACGGTCGTCACCGGCGTGGCCGGTTCCGGCAAGAGCTCACTGCTGCACAAGTCGCTCTCCCCGGACGCGGACGTGGTCTCCATCGACCAGGGCGCGATCCGCGGCTCGCGGCGGAGCAACCCGGCGACCTACACCGGGCTGCTCGACCCGATCCGCAAGGCGTTCGCCAAGGTCAACGGGGTGAAACCGGCGCTGTTCAGCGCGAACTCCGAGGGCGCCTGCCCCAACTGCAACGGCGCCGGCGTCATCTACACCGACCTGGCGATGATGGCCGGGGTCTCGACCACCTGTGAGGAGTGCGAGGGGAAGCGCTTCGACGCGTCGGTGCTGGAGTACCACCTCGGCGGCCGCGACATCAGCGAGGTCCTCGCGATGTCCGTGACGGAGGCCGAGGAGTTCTTCGGCGCGGGCGAGGCGCACACTCCCGCCGCGCACCGCATCCTCACCCGGCTCGCGGACGTCGGGCTCGGCTACCTCAGCCTCGGCCAGCCGCTCACCACGCTGTCCGGCGGCGAGCGGCAGCGGCTCAAGCTGGCCACCCACATGGCGGAGAAGGGCGGCGTCTACGTGCTCGACGAGCCGACCACCGGACTGCACCTGGCCGACGTGGAGCAGCTGCTCGGCCTGCTCGACCGGCTGGTCGACTCCGGGAAGTCGGTCATCGTCATCGAGCACCACCAGGCGGTCATGGCGCACGCCGACTGGATCATCGACCTCGGTCCCGGCGCAGGTCACGACGGCGGCCGGATCGTCTTCGAGGGCACCCCCGCCGATCTGGTGGAAGACCGCTCCACCCTCACGGGCGAGCACCTCGCGGCGTACGTCGGCGTCTGA
- a CDS encoding diacylglycerol kinase: protein MSQAGAPVGGLLVLVDPVARRLDGESVRIAKDVLSAGAAAKICLPDSQEEFARALARRGHRRLVIVGDDRALVRTVGLLHRERGLGEGPLALVPVGPVASLGLAGSLGVPLSAVSAARAVLDGTVRSCDLLVDDSDGVVLGALRIPPVHGVQRPAGPSVWSAYRSLVRTLVRPVAAAGGVATGRHRLRVEADGVLLADVDRPVEDVSVRTRDDGGAAEVVVRTGGGGSAESTVTARAKTVTVSGADFRYRADAALTGPVRRRTWTLRPGAWTLTVPR, encoded by the coding sequence ATGAGCCAAGCGGGCGCGCCGGTAGGCGGCCTGCTCGTGCTCGTCGACCCGGTCGCCCGCCGTCTAGACGGCGAGTCCGTGCGGATCGCGAAGGATGTGTTGTCAGCGGGCGCGGCAGCGAAGATCTGCCTCCCGGATTCGCAGGAGGAATTTGCGCGGGCTCTTGCCCGCCGGGGTCATCGGCGGCTGGTGATCGTCGGTGACGACCGGGCCCTGGTGCGCACCGTCGGGCTGCTGCACCGGGAGCGGGGGCTCGGGGAGGGACCGCTCGCGCTGGTCCCCGTGGGCCCCGTGGCCTCCCTGGGGCTGGCGGGGTCCCTCGGCGTGCCGCTTTCGGCCGTCTCCGCGGCCCGGGCGGTCCTCGACGGGACGGTGCGGAGCTGTGACCTGCTGGTCGACGACAGCGACGGGGTGGTGCTCGGCGCGCTGCGGATCCCGCCCGTGCACGGGGTCCAGCGGCCCGCCGGGCCGTCGGTGTGGAGCGCGTACCGCTCGCTGGTGCGGACGCTGGTCCGTCCGGTGGCCGCGGCCGGAGGCGTGGCCACGGGCCGGCACCGGCTGCGGGTCGAGGCCGACGGGGTGCTGCTGGCGGACGTGGACCGGCCTGTGGAGGACGTCTCGGTTCGCACCCGGGACGACGGCGGTGCGGCGGAGGTCGTGGTCCGGACGGGTGGCGGAGGCTCCGCCGAGTCGACGGTCACGGCCCGGGCGAAGACGGTGACGGTGTCGGGAGCGGACTTCCGATACCGCGCCGACGCGGCGCTGACCGGCCCGGTCCGCCGCCGTACGTGGACCCTGCGTCCCGGGGCGTGGACGCTCACCGTGCCCCGGTGA